Proteins from one Limanda limanda chromosome 9, fLimLim1.1, whole genome shotgun sequence genomic window:
- the s1pr3a gene encoding sphingosine 1-phosphate receptor 3a, which translates to MDSMEEGMNAVIVKHYNHTGKWDPFRSIAACKMAVLLFICVLIVLENVMVLLALWKNKRFHSRMYFLIGNLALSDLLAGVAYAVNIFTSGKNTYFLTPVQWLAREGSMFVALSASTFSLLAIGIERHMTMVRLRPCETAGRGRLLGLLAACWLVSVLLSALPSLGWNCLDNVTSCSTVLPLYAKSYVAFCISVFSALLVAIIILYIRIYRLVTSSGRRVSSRPSERSLALLRTVVIVLGVFVMCWAPLFLLLLLDVGCSPFKCPVLYKVDWFIALAVLNSALNPLIYTLSSREMRSAFFRLLCCCQSSLESTGSPVVGNLHLGTVIPTAENSKTSLGGGGGSGTGKSTLTRGKAATPMNSDTKNGDPSATAVPHHSGPTDLLSAVLVKARPPLSKF; encoded by the coding sequence ATGGACAGTATGGAGGAAGGGATGAATGCTGTCATCGTCAAACACTACAACCACACAGGGAAGTGGGATCCGTTTCGCAGCATCGCGGCCTGTAAGATGGCCGTGCTGCTCTTCATCTGCGTGCTGATCGTCCTGGAGAACGTCATGGTCCTGCTTGCTCTCTGGAAGAACAAGCGCTTCCACAGCCGCATGTACTTCCTCATTGGAAACCTGGCCCTGTCAGACCTGCTGGCTGGTGTGGCCTATGCAGTGAACATCTTTACCTCGGGAAAGAACACCTACTTCCTGACGCCGGTGCAGTGGCTGGCCAGAGAAGGGAGCATGTTTGTGGCCCTCAGCGCCTCAACCTTCAGCCTTCTGGCCATTGGGATCGAGAGGCACATGACTATGGTGCGCCTGCGTCCCTGTGAGACGGCAGGCCGAGGGAGGCTCCTGGGACTGCTGGCCGCCTGCTGGCTTGTGTCAGTGCTGCTCAGTGCTCTGCCCAGCCTGGGGTGGAACTGCCTGGACAATGTGACCTCCTGCTCCACGGTGCTGCCGCTCTACGCTAAGAGTTACGTGGCCTTCTGCATCAGTGTCTTCAGTGCTCTGTTGGTGGCCATCATCATCCTCTACATCAGGATCTACCGCCTGGTGACCTCCAGCGGTCGCAGGGTGAGCAGTCGGCCTTCGGAACGCTCACTGGCCCTGCTACGGACGGTGGTTATAGTTCTTGGAGTGTTTGTCATGTGCTGGGCgccgctcttcctcctgctgctgctggatgtggGTTGCAGCCCATTTAAGTGCCCTGTGCTCTACAAGGTGGACTGGTTCATCGCTCTGGCTGTGCTCAACTCTGCCCTCAATCCTCTGATATACACTCTGTCCAGCAGGGAGATGAGATCAGCCTTCTTCcggctgctgtgctgctgtcagAGCAGTTTGGAGTCCACTGGCTCGCCTGTTGTGGGCAACCTCCACCTGGGCACGGTCATCCCCACAGCAGAGAACAGCAAGACCAGtctgggtggaggagggggcagTGGTACTGGCAAGTCCACACTGACCAGAGGCAAAGCTGCCACGCCTATGAACTCTGACACCAAGAATGGGGACCCCTCTGCCACTGCTGTGCCGCACCACTCCGGGCCCACAGACCTGCTCTCAGCCGTGTTGGTGAAGGCACGGCCGCCCCTTAGCAAGTTCTGA